GTAGGAGTGACACCGATGGGAAAGCAGCTAAGTGCAAAGCGACCACCAGCGGCGTGCTGGATGACATTTGCATCTTCATCACTGATGCCCAGTCCCCACATGAGCTTCTTAGTTTGGCCGTTCACGGTATCCTCCCAAAAAAAATTGCGGCAAGATTTGCCGATCAAAATGATAATAGTGGCGTATGTAGTGGTTTAGCAAAGAGTGTGCCGAATAGTTCATGATCTTGGTGCTCTAGGAGGAGAATGAATAGAGGAAGCGGGGAGGTGGTGAAAAGTCAAAATAATGACTCACAAGATTATGGAATTTCTCAGTATAACGTAGCTAAAGGATGAGCAAGAAAAAACCCTCGTGAGACGAGGGTTTTCTAAGATTCAGCAATGTTTAAAATATAAAATTAGAGCGCAATTAAATATAAAAAGAATAACGAAAAGGGATTAGGAACTCTACGTAGAATAAATAAAATTTATTTTGAAAAAAGTTCTTTTGTTGTCATCGCAACCTCTTTCGCAATCGTTTTACTGCTCAGCATGGCAAGGTGACTTACTGGCATTGTTTTAACCACATTCCAGCCCCTTGGAGGAGTTGAAACACTTTCCTGCGGCAAAACCATGTTGTCTACAGGGGAATAAAATGCATAGCACGGCACAATCGGCATTTCTTGTGTTGCCTCACGTTCTTCAATCTCTGAAATCAGCTTGCCTTTAAAGTCCAGCTGCTGACCAAGATATGTTGCGGAAAATGTAGCCAGCTTACTACCAAGCATTGGTGTACCTAGCGTAATCACTCCAGCAACCTTGTCTGCGTGTTCAGAGGTTGTAAGCCAATTGCGCAGCAGCAACCCGCCAAGGCTATGGCCGATAAGTACTGGTTTTGAGTCCGGCGCTTGCTTCAGCACCGCTTCCAAGTACTTGTCCAACTCAGCG
This genomic interval from Halodesulfovibrio sp. MK-HDV contains the following:
- a CDS encoding alpha/beta fold hydrolase, with translation MTLLITFALLFMITCFVVAVVTYILFWYEHQSRIESLFSSRDAALHAARRGVFSAFCAEIFSFSIYLGGTFLQYWRKRVPKLPAEPDSPIIMVHGLFHNSSAWVLFRHWFGKVGLGNCATFYYSSRKPFDVVSAELDKYLEAVLKQAPDSKPVLIGHSLGGLLLRNWLTTSEHADKVAGVITLGTPMLGSKLATFSATYLGQQLDFKGKLISEIEEREATQEMPIVPCYAFYSPVDNMVLPQESVSTPPRGWNVVKTMPVSHLAMLSSKTIAKEVAMTTKELFSK